A single region of the Thermoanaerobacterium aotearoense genome encodes:
- a CDS encoding TrmH family RNA methyltransferase, which yields MVITSEKNEFIKNIKKLSDKKYRYEKKLFFVEGKNSVFEALKSGFEIVHLLLAEDFNVDFQIERDKIVFVDEKVFKKISDTVAPQMIMAVIKMPKWEVNDIVKEGGFYVILDEVQDPGNVGTIIRSADAFNVDGIFTINNTVDIYNPKVLRSTMGSIFHLPVVNDVEPSKLFDVLKRNGIRILSTSLKAEKYIYDFDISKNAALIFGNESRGVNKYLDGFIDDSFKIPMDGMAESLNVSVAASICLYESERQRLIK from the coding sequence ATGGTTATAACAAGCGAAAAAAATGAGTTTATAAAGAATATAAAGAAGTTATCAGATAAGAAATACAGGTATGAGAAAAAGCTGTTTTTTGTAGAAGGTAAAAACAGCGTTTTTGAAGCGCTAAAAAGCGGTTTTGAAATTGTGCACCTGCTACTTGCAGAAGATTTTAATGTAGACTTTCAGATTGAAAGGGACAAGATCGTATTTGTGGATGAAAAGGTATTTAAGAAGATTTCCGACACTGTCGCTCCACAGATGATTATGGCGGTTATCAAAATGCCTAAGTGGGAAGTGAATGACATCGTCAAAGAAGGCGGTTTTTACGTGATACTTGACGAAGTGCAAGATCCAGGGAATGTAGGCACAATAATAAGGTCTGCAGATGCGTTTAACGTAGATGGCATTTTTACCATAAACAATACGGTAGACATATACAATCCTAAAGTCTTGCGTTCTACTATGGGTTCCATATTTCACTTGCCTGTCGTAAATGATGTAGAGCCATCAAAGCTTTTTGATGTACTTAAGAGAAATGGTATAAGAATTTTATCCACAAGCCTTAAAGCAGAAAAGTACATATACGATTTTGATATTTCAAAAAATGCAGCACTTATTTTTGGAAATGAGTCAAGAGGCGTAAATAAGTATTTAGATGGATTTATAGACGATTCATTTAAGATACCTATGGATGGCATGGCTGAGTCTTTAAATGTATCTGTAGCAGCTTCTATTTGCCTTTATGAATCAGAGAGGCAAAGATTGATAAAATAG
- the pheS gene encoding phenylalanine--tRNA ligase subunit alpha, with product MEETLRNLLEEAKKELSSAENLKTLEEIRVKYLGKKGELTKILRGMGNLSPEERPIIGKISNDVREEIEKDLTQKREEVLRQEKEKKIKSEYIDITLPGKVHEIGHKHPMTKVLDEIKDIFLGLGFSIAEGPEIELDYYNFEALNTPPDHPARDLQDTFYITKNILLRTQTSPVQVRTMEKSKPPIKVISPGRVYRSDEIDATHSPVFNQIEGLAVDEGITMGDLKGVLNLFAKRLFGSDTKTKFRPHYFPFTEPSAEMDVSCFACGGKGCRVCGYSGWIEILGSGMVHPNVLRMSGIDPEKYSGFAFGMGLDRITMLKYGIDDLRLLYENDLRFIKQF from the coding sequence TTGGAAGAGACTTTGAGAAATCTACTTGAAGAAGCCAAAAAAGAGCTATCATCTGCGGAAAATCTAAAGACACTTGAGGAGATAAGGGTTAAGTATTTAGGGAAAAAAGGCGAGCTGACAAAAATATTGAGAGGTATGGGGAATCTATCGCCTGAGGAAAGGCCTATCATTGGCAAAATCTCGAACGATGTAAGAGAAGAGATCGAGAAAGACCTTACTCAAAAAAGAGAAGAAGTGCTGCGACAGGAAAAAGAGAAAAAAATTAAAAGCGAATATATAGACATAACATTGCCCGGGAAAGTCCATGAGATAGGCCACAAACATCCTATGACTAAAGTTTTAGATGAAATAAAGGACATATTCTTAGGGCTTGGATTTTCCATCGCTGAGGGACCTGAAATTGAGCTTGATTACTATAACTTTGAAGCGCTAAATACTCCGCCTGATCATCCAGCCAGGGACTTGCAGGATACTTTCTATATTACTAAAAATATATTGCTTAGGACGCAGACATCTCCAGTACAGGTGCGGACGATGGAAAAAAGCAAACCGCCTATAAAAGTCATATCGCCTGGCAGAGTTTACAGATCAGATGAAATAGATGCTACACATTCTCCTGTGTTCAACCAAATAGAGGGATTGGCAGTTGATGAAGGGATAACGATGGGAGATTTGAAAGGCGTTTTAAATTTATTTGCCAAAAGGCTTTTTGGTTCAGATACAAAGACAAAATTCAGGCCTCACTATTTCCCTTTCACTGAGCCAAGTGCAGAAATGGATGTATCTTGCTTTGCGTGCGGCGGAAAAGGCTGCAGAGTTTGTGGGTATTCTGGATGGATTGAGATATTGGGATCTGGAATGGTTCATCCAAATGTGCTTAGGATGTCTGGAATCGATCCTGAGAAGTATTCAGGCTTTGCATTTGGGATGGGACTTGATAGGATAACGATGCTGAAATATGGAATAGACGATTTGCGTCTTCTTTACGAAAATGACCTGCGCTTTATTAAACAGTTTTAA
- the pheT gene encoding phenylalanine--tRNA ligase subunit beta, with product MLISYSWLKDYVDLSVDAKKLADDLTMSGSKVETVKSYGQEIKNVVIGKIVSLEKHPDALKLQIGIVDVGKEKLQIVTGAQNIKVGDYIPVALHGSTLPGGVKIKRGKLRGVESNGMMCSAKELGLDESLLPEYQRNGIFILPELPLGDDVRDALELDDVIEFEITPNRPDCLSVVGIAREAAATYRKSYRMPEIKISEVDDKNPATVTIEADDLCFRYVARVIRNAKIGPSPMWMQMRLLKAGIRPINNIVDVTNYVMMELGQPLHAFDLDKVKNRHIVVRKAKEGERLITLDDKERILDKDMLVIADEEKAIGLAGVMGGQNTEITDDTVNILIESANFKGSNIRYTSRKLGLRSEASSRFEKGLDPEITVLACNRAAQLMAELSGGEILEGLVDVYPKPVTEKVLSVRYERINKLLGTNLSCQEMKEILSFLDFGAICDGKNLIVKVPAFRSDIDSEADIAEEIGRMYGYNNIEDTLLKGTQITAGVKTREQKLEDTVKDVFLSCGLNEVITTSFMGMKDLDKINLPDDSYLRNAVKIMNPLGEDQGYMRTTLLPFMLNVVYTNYSRKVSEFKAFEISKVFVPKSLPLEELPYEIKSGIIAMYGYDADFLTIKGVIEELLDVLNIKNVKYVRSQNPAYHPGRSADVMVGDEKICVFGELNPDVAENYDINKRVYIAEVNLELLFKYANDEKVYKPLPRYPAVERDIAVLVDKNTFVADIENVIRKAGGQLVDDVKLFDVYEGENIPEDKKSVAFSIWYRSYDKTLTDEEVSKVHDKIVNRLSEELGAQLR from the coding sequence ATGCTAATATCGTATTCATGGTTAAAAGACTATGTAGACTTGTCTGTTGATGCGAAAAAGTTGGCTGACGATCTTACGATGTCAGGTTCAAAGGTAGAGACTGTAAAAAGCTATGGACAAGAGATAAAAAATGTAGTGATAGGAAAGATTGTATCTTTAGAAAAACATCCTGATGCGTTAAAGCTTCAGATAGGAATCGTGGATGTAGGCAAAGAAAAATTGCAGATAGTGACAGGCGCTCAAAATATCAAAGTTGGTGATTATATTCCTGTCGCACTGCACGGTTCAACACTGCCTGGCGGCGTAAAAATAAAAAGAGGCAAACTAAGAGGTGTTGAATCAAATGGTATGATGTGTTCCGCCAAAGAATTGGGATTAGACGAAAGTCTGCTTCCAGAATACCAGAGAAACGGCATATTTATCCTTCCTGAGCTTCCTTTGGGAGATGATGTAAGAGATGCTCTTGAACTGGACGACGTAATAGAATTTGAAATAACGCCAAATAGGCCTGACTGCCTTTCGGTAGTTGGAATCGCAAGAGAAGCTGCAGCTACTTACAGGAAAAGCTACAGGATGCCTGAAATTAAAATAAGCGAAGTTGACGACAAAAATCCAGCTACTGTCACAATCGAAGCGGATGATTTGTGCTTTAGGTATGTTGCCAGAGTCATAAGAAATGCGAAAATAGGCCCATCACCTATGTGGATGCAGATGAGGCTGTTGAAAGCCGGCATAAGACCCATAAACAACATAGTTGACGTGACAAATTACGTCATGATGGAATTGGGTCAGCCGTTACACGCTTTTGACTTAGACAAAGTTAAAAATAGGCATATTGTGGTGAGAAAGGCGAAAGAAGGCGAAAGACTTATAACCCTCGATGATAAAGAGAGGATATTAGATAAGGATATGCTCGTAATCGCAGATGAAGAAAAGGCAATAGGTTTAGCTGGTGTTATGGGTGGACAAAATACTGAAATAACAGATGATACAGTAAACATATTGATAGAAAGTGCTAATTTTAAAGGCAGCAATATACGGTATACATCGAGAAAACTTGGGCTTAGAAGCGAAGCATCGTCAAGATTTGAAAAGGGGCTTGATCCAGAAATCACGGTTTTGGCATGCAATAGAGCAGCACAGCTTATGGCTGAATTAAGCGGCGGAGAGATCTTAGAAGGGCTTGTAGACGTATATCCAAAGCCTGTAACTGAGAAAGTCCTAAGTGTGAGATATGAAAGAATAAATAAGCTTTTAGGAACAAATCTATCTTGCCAAGAGATGAAAGAGATACTTTCATTTTTGGATTTTGGCGCCATTTGCGATGGCAAAAACTTGATAGTGAAGGTGCCAGCGTTTAGAAGTGACATTGACAGTGAGGCGGATATTGCTGAAGAAATCGGAAGAATGTACGGCTACAACAACATAGAAGATACTCTCTTAAAGGGAACACAGATTACAGCAGGTGTCAAGACGAGAGAACAAAAGTTAGAGGATACCGTAAAGGATGTGTTTTTGTCATGCGGATTAAATGAAGTCATAACAACGTCATTTATGGGAATGAAAGACCTAGATAAGATCAATTTGCCGGATGATAGCTATTTGAGAAATGCTGTCAAGATAATGAATCCGCTGGGGGAAGATCAAGGCTACATGAGGACGACGCTTTTGCCATTCATGTTAAACGTGGTTTACACAAATTACAGCCGCAAAGTCTCTGAATTTAAAGCATTTGAAATATCGAAAGTCTTTGTGCCAAAATCGTTGCCATTAGAAGAACTTCCATATGAGATAAAAAGCGGCATAATAGCTATGTACGGATATGATGCAGATTTCCTGACGATTAAGGGTGTGATTGAAGAACTTTTAGATGTCCTCAACATCAAGAATGTCAAATACGTCAGAAGTCAAAACCCTGCATATCATCCAGGAAGATCTGCCGATGTCATGGTAGGGGATGAGAAGATATGTGTCTTCGGTGAATTAAATCCTGATGTTGCAGAAAACTACGATATAAATAAGAGAGTTTACATTGCAGAGGTAAATCTTGAACTTCTGTTTAAATATGCAAACGACGAGAAAGTCTACAAGCCGCTTCCGAGGTATCCGGCCGTTGAAAGGGATATAGCTGTGTTGGTAGATAAGAATACATTTGTGGCAGATATAGAAAATGTCATAAGAAAAGCAGGGGGACAGCTTGTAGATGATGTTAAATTGTTTGACGTGTACGAAGGTGAAAATATTCCTGAAGACAAAAAGAGCGTGGCATTTTCAATTTGGTACAGATCGTACGACAAGACTTTGACAGATGAAGAAGTGAGCAAAGTCCACGATAAAATAGTGAACAGGTTAAGTGAGGAGCTTGGAGCGCAATTAAGGTAA
- a CDS encoding cell division protein ZapA — translation MEIRKITVNINGNEYILKTDYPEDYILRLTEHLNGVISGISGSYNRLSNQMVLVLSALNIADELFISREENNALKKEIVSLKSRLSADDERIEELTEEVEKLKEELKAAREELEEYINTFDDVG, via the coding sequence ATGGAAATAAGGAAGATTACGGTAAATATAAATGGCAATGAGTACATATTGAAGACTGATTATCCTGAAGATTATATACTCAGATTGACAGAACATTTAAACGGTGTAATATCAGGGATTTCCGGCAGTTACAATAGACTTTCAAATCAGATGGTGCTTGTTTTATCGGCTCTTAACATAGCGGATGAGCTTTTCATTTCGAGAGAAGAAAACAATGCCTTAAAAAAAGAGATCGTGTCGCTAAAATCGAGGTTAAGTGCTGATGACGAAAGGATAGAGGAATTAACAGAAGAAGTCGAAAAGTTGAAGGAGGAGTTGAAGGCAGCAAGAGAAGAACTGGAGGAATACATAAATACATTTGACGACGTTGGTTAA
- a CDS encoding U32 family peptidase, giving the protein MKKIELLAPAGNLKTLKFALDYGADAVYIGGKFFGARAYAANFEEDELKEAVEYAHLRDRKVYVTVNTIVFNKEVELLLKYIDYLYQLNVDAIIVQDFGVVKLLKDFYPELDIHASTQMTLSNLESIKAAYEMGIKRVVMPRELSLKEIKKIKSATGIEVEAFVHGALCVSYSGQCLFSSVIGGRSGNRGRCAGPCRLKYDLLDDRMNTIASNMHLLSMADLCTIDYIKDMIESGIDSFKIEGRMKEKEYVASVVMSYRKAIDAYLSGEKINTDMYKEMMSGIFTRGFSNGYLYEKKPQYMSYTNPKNKGVPLGKVISIDGKKIKVSLLRSLSLGDGISTETGEYGYKVDDIMVEGKKVDEAYKGQVVELKKIPVNCGDALYKTYDAKLNKLFSVSNELKSPVDVFVNMREDKPLNIMIRNNDIFVSKDSKIASVKAMKKAIDKDTLIEKVSSINDTPFYVNDIEVDMDEGLFMPLSEVKETRRKAVEDLIAKKLKYREPKNIHINFHKSINDKIGDLKLSLYTEREEHVKIAYELGVDRVYFNYRLNYDAIKDVICYRDKCEVVPAFPQIMRDELDDFQREMENIKEMGFKKVLVTNLGMYDAAIKLGLDVCVDFNLNVSNNLAADFFDKADTITLSPELNIHQIEDISSRSNAKFEAIAYGRLPLLTMEYCPIKNLKGCDKKGCEEGKYFLKDRKGNLMKIVSDGFCRIKVLNSSVLYMADKMNDSRKIGLSYIRINDTVESDEEIKDAIKEYKNSLKFGTCDLHVKNYTRGHFYRGVL; this is encoded by the coding sequence ATGAAAAAGATAGAATTATTGGCTCCGGCGGGGAATCTTAAGACGCTAAAATTCGCTTTAGACTATGGAGCAGATGCTGTATACATTGGTGGCAAATTTTTTGGAGCCAGAGCGTATGCGGCAAATTTTGAAGAAGATGAATTGAAAGAAGCGGTAGAGTATGCTCATTTGAGAGACAGAAAAGTTTATGTGACTGTAAATACAATCGTGTTTAACAAAGAAGTTGAATTGCTTCTTAAATACATCGATTATCTGTATCAGTTAAATGTAGATGCGATAATAGTTCAAGACTTTGGTGTAGTTAAACTACTTAAAGATTTTTACCCTGAGCTGGACATACATGCCAGTACGCAGATGACTTTAAGCAACTTAGAAAGCATTAAAGCGGCTTATGAAATGGGAATTAAGAGAGTTGTCATGCCTCGTGAGTTAAGCTTAAAAGAAATCAAAAAGATAAAATCTGCGACCGGTATAGAAGTGGAGGCATTTGTTCATGGAGCTCTTTGCGTCTCTTACTCTGGTCAATGCTTATTTAGCAGCGTAATTGGCGGCAGGAGCGGCAACAGAGGCAGATGCGCGGGGCCATGCCGCTTGAAATACGATCTTTTAGATGACAGGATGAATACAATCGCCAGCAATATGCATTTATTAAGCATGGCAGATTTATGTACCATAGACTACATAAAAGATATGATAGAATCAGGCATCGACTCGTTTAAGATTGAAGGCCGCATGAAAGAAAAAGAATATGTGGCATCTGTCGTCATGTCGTACAGGAAAGCCATTGACGCATATTTAAGCGGAGAAAAAATCAATACAGACATGTACAAAGAAATGATGTCTGGAATATTTACCAGAGGCTTTTCTAATGGCTATCTGTACGAAAAAAAGCCACAATACATGAGCTATACAAATCCCAAAAACAAGGGTGTCCCGTTAGGCAAGGTCATATCCATTGATGGCAAAAAAATAAAAGTGTCGCTTTTAAGAAGTCTATCACTTGGCGATGGCATATCAACCGAAACCGGTGAATATGGGTATAAAGTCGATGATATTATGGTGGAAGGCAAAAAAGTAGATGAAGCATATAAGGGACAAGTTGTAGAGCTTAAAAAAATACCTGTAAACTGTGGTGATGCATTATACAAAACATACGATGCAAAATTAAACAAGCTATTTTCTGTCTCCAATGAATTAAAATCGCCTGTTGATGTATTTGTAAATATGAGAGAAGATAAGCCTCTCAATATAATGATCAGAAATAATGACATATTTGTCTCAAAAGACAGCAAAATCGCCTCAGTTAAGGCGATGAAAAAAGCTATTGACAAAGACACATTGATAGAAAAAGTGTCGTCAATAAACGATACTCCTTTCTATGTAAATGACATTGAAGTAGATATGGATGAAGGACTCTTTATGCCTTTAAGTGAGGTAAAAGAGACGAGAAGAAAAGCAGTGGAAGACCTTATTGCAAAAAAATTAAAATATAGAGAACCCAAGAATATTCACATAAATTTTCACAAATCAATAAACGATAAAATTGGCGATTTGAAATTGTCGCTTTATACAGAAAGAGAAGAGCATGTGAAGATAGCGTACGAGCTTGGAGTAGATAGAGTCTACTTCAATTACAGGCTAAATTATGATGCGATAAAAGACGTCATTTGCTACAGGGACAAATGTGAGGTAGTTCCGGCGTTTCCGCAGATAATGAGGGATGAATTGGATGACTTTCAGCGAGAGATGGAAAACATTAAAGAAATGGGATTTAAAAAAGTCCTTGTGACTAATTTAGGCATGTATGATGCTGCAATAAAATTAGGGCTTGATGTATGTGTGGATTTTAATTTAAATGTCTCAAATAATCTTGCTGCTGATTTTTTTGACAAGGCAGATACAATTACATTATCACCAGAGCTTAACATTCATCAGATAGAAGACATATCCTCAAGAAGCAATGCGAAATTTGAGGCAATTGCTTATGGAAGGTTGCCGCTTTTGACGATGGAATACTGTCCAATAAAAAATTTAAAAGGATGCGATAAAAAAGGCTGCGAGGAAGGAAAATATTTTTTAAAGGACAGAAAAGGCAATCTCATGAAAATTGTAAGCGACGGTTTTTGCAGGATAAAGGTTTTAAATTCATCTGTTTTATATATGGCAGATAAGATGAATGATTCAAGAAAGATAGGCTTATCTTATATACGGATAAATGATACGGTTGAAAGCGACGAAGAAATAAAAGATGCAATAAAAGAATACAAAAATTCATTGAAATTCGGAACTTGCGATTTGCACGTAAAAAACTACACAAGAGGACATTTTTACAGAGGGGTATTGTAA
- a CDS encoding endonuclease MutS2: MDERYFKNLEFDKIINRISDLCDSEPGKEAALDIKPYENVEEALKEIEKVNEAVSFIVSYGNMSFSFKKIDDILAKAKIGSSLNPGQLLSLSRFLSLAGKVKAYLRNEKEEGIFPYLREYNMRLTNIRELYDKIDRTVISEDELADDASPALKEIRRQKAHINNKIRDTLNSIIASSSKELQDPIITIRNGRYVVPVKQEYRGTFKGLVHDQSSSGATLFIEPMAVVELNNDLRQLEIKEQHEIERILAELTDEVGEHADEIYENMVALKELDVIFAKAKYSINTDSTKPILNTKGYINIKNARHPLIAKDAVVPISVHLGQSFNTLVITGPNTGGKTVTLKTVGLLTLMSMSGLNIPADDGSDVAFFDNVFVDIGDEQSIEQSLSTFSAHMTNIVKILNNVNSNSLVLLDELGAGTDPTEGAALAMSILDFLHRMNCRTIATTHYSELKQYALKNEGVENASVEFDVETLKPTYRLTIGIPGKSNAFEISKRLGLNDDIIENAKNYITSEELRFEDILRDLENKRTEAENAKQKIEELKRHVESLKDEYEKKVKEAEREREKIIEKAREKAKKILEGTKSTADEIIAKLKEAEKSDRKNKLIEEARLKLKENINEIEENLKRSEIPEYKKIPKNVMPGQTFYIVPLDQTGTALSEPDKDGNVKIQAGILKMNVHISNLREAESSEEKEMEKGFAKYINEKSSNISTSIDLRGKTLEEASIEVDKYLDDAYLAGLKQVTVIHGKGTGILRSGITRLLKMNKHVKSFRLGRYGEGEDGVTIVELKEK; the protein is encoded by the coding sequence ATGGATGAAAGGTATTTTAAGAATTTGGAATTTGACAAGATAATTAACCGCATCTCTGATTTATGTGATTCTGAACCAGGGAAGGAAGCGGCATTAGACATTAAACCGTATGAAAATGTAGAGGAAGCATTAAAAGAAATTGAAAAAGTAAATGAAGCTGTGTCTTTTATTGTTTCGTACGGTAATATGTCTTTTTCGTTTAAAAAGATAGACGATATTTTGGCTAAAGCTAAGATAGGGTCATCGTTAAACCCAGGACAGCTTTTATCGCTATCGAGATTTTTGTCATTGGCGGGGAAAGTTAAAGCGTATTTGAGAAACGAAAAAGAAGAAGGCATATTCCCTTATTTAAGGGAATACAACATGAGGCTTACTAATATTAGGGAACTGTACGATAAAATCGATAGAACTGTCATATCTGAAGATGAACTGGCTGATGACGCATCACCTGCTTTAAAAGAGATAAGAAGACAGAAAGCGCATATAAACAATAAGATAAGAGATACATTGAATTCTATAATTGCGTCATCGTCAAAAGAGCTGCAAGATCCCATCATAACTATAAGAAATGGAAGATACGTTGTACCTGTAAAGCAGGAGTACAGAGGAACTTTCAAAGGGCTTGTTCACGATCAGTCGTCAAGTGGTGCTACGCTTTTCATAGAACCTATGGCTGTTGTAGAACTTAACAATGATTTAAGACAGCTTGAGATTAAGGAACAACATGAGATAGAAAGGATTTTGGCAGAGCTTACAGATGAGGTGGGAGAACATGCCGATGAGATATACGAAAACATGGTTGCATTAAAAGAGCTGGATGTCATATTTGCAAAGGCAAAGTATTCTATAAATACAGATTCAACAAAACCCATATTGAATACTAAAGGATATATAAATATAAAAAACGCAAGACATCCTCTTATCGCAAAAGATGCAGTCGTGCCTATAAGTGTGCACTTAGGCCAATCTTTTAATACTCTCGTCATAACAGGGCCTAATACAGGTGGAAAGACTGTTACACTAAAAACTGTAGGGCTTTTGACGCTTATGTCTATGTCAGGATTAAATATACCTGCTGATGATGGTTCTGATGTGGCTTTCTTTGACAATGTATTTGTGGATATTGGAGATGAGCAAAGCATAGAGCAAAGCTTAAGCACATTTTCAGCCCACATGACGAATATAGTAAAAATACTAAACAATGTTAATAGCAACAGCTTAGTTTTGCTGGACGAGTTAGGAGCTGGCACCGACCCGACAGAAGGTGCTGCACTTGCCATGAGCATTCTTGATTTTCTTCACAGGATGAATTGCCGAACAATCGCCACTACTCACTACAGCGAACTTAAGCAGTATGCATTGAAAAATGAAGGCGTGGAAAATGCCTCTGTGGAATTTGATGTAGAAACATTAAAACCAACTTACCGCCTTACAATTGGCATACCCGGGAAAAGCAATGCGTTTGAGATAAGCAAACGCTTAGGATTAAATGATGACATCATAGAAAATGCAAAAAATTATATAACAAGCGAAGAACTTAGATTTGAAGACATATTGAGAGATCTTGAGAACAAAAGGACAGAAGCAGAAAATGCAAAACAGAAGATAGAGGAATTGAAAAGGCATGTAGAAAGTTTGAAAGATGAGTATGAGAAAAAAGTAAAAGAAGCAGAAAGAGAAAGAGAAAAAATCATAGAAAAAGCCAGAGAAAAAGCCAAGAAAATATTGGAAGGCACAAAATCTACTGCAGACGAGATTATAGCAAAGCTTAAAGAGGCAGAAAAGTCCGACAGAAAAAATAAACTTATTGAGGAAGCTCGGCTTAAACTTAAAGAAAATATAAATGAGATTGAAGAAAATCTCAAAAGATCAGAAATCCCAGAGTACAAAAAGATACCGAAAAATGTCATGCCTGGACAGACTTTTTACATAGTTCCTCTTGATCAAACCGGGACAGCCTTGTCTGAACCTGATAAAGATGGAAATGTAAAGATACAGGCAGGGATACTAAAGATGAATGTTCACATTAGCAATCTTAGAGAAGCTGAATCAAGCGAAGAGAAAGAGATGGAGAAAGGTTTTGCCAAATACATTAATGAGAAATCTTCCAATATTTCTACATCGATTGACTTGAGAGGAAAGACATTGGAGGAAGCTTCAATAGAAGTCGACAAATACCTTGATGATGCATACCTTGCAGGTCTAAAACAGGTTACTGTCATACACGGAAAAGGTACTGGCATTTTAAGAAGCGGCATAACAAGGCTTCTCAAAATGAACAAGCATGTAAAATCGTTTAGACTGGGAAGGTATGGCGAGGGAGAAGATGGTGTCACAATCGTAGAATTAAAAGAAAAATGA
- the yunB gene encoding sporulation protein YunB, protein MRRKKWGRRRIKIRGINKNFVYILASLLILSLLYMFVTYRLTPALIKASETVAQEVAVKSINKSINEKVLKGIQYSDLINVRTDNSGKVSMLQANTIEMNILSAKITQAVQDNLNSIGSVYVKLPLGSLISKDIFANTGPRIKVGLLPIGSVNVDFESSFEPAGINQTRHIIYLYIKTNIQIIAPLASKQIQVSTHMPIADSIIVGDVPQSFVDVNGNKYTVPVPSGDSKINVESN, encoded by the coding sequence ATGAGGAGAAAAAAGTGGGGAAGAAGGAGGATAAAAATACGTGGGATAAACAAAAATTTTGTTTACATTTTGGCATCATTATTAATATTATCATTGCTATATATGTTTGTAACGTACAGGTTGACACCTGCGCTTATTAAAGCCAGTGAGACAGTAGCTCAGGAAGTAGCTGTAAAATCTATCAATAAATCCATCAATGAAAAAGTCCTAAAAGGCATTCAATACAGCGACCTTATAAATGTAAGAACTGACAATAGCGGAAAAGTATCCATGCTGCAAGCTAATACGATAGAGATGAATATTTTATCAGCAAAGATTACCCAAGCTGTTCAAGATAATTTAAACAGCATAGGATCGGTATACGTGAAACTGCCTCTTGGAAGTCTAATATCAAAGGATATTTTTGCAAATACAGGACCAAGGATAAAAGTAGGGCTTCTTCCAATTGGCTCTGTAAATGTGGATTTTGAATCAAGCTTTGAACCAGCAGGGATAAATCAGACGAGGCACATAATATATCTTTACATAAAGACGAACATTCAAATAATTGCGCCACTTGCATCAAAGCAGATACAGGTATCCACTCACATGCCTATTGCTGACAGCATAATCGTAGGCGATGTGCCTCAAAGCTTTGTAGATGTCAATGGCAATAAGTACACTGTACCCGTTCCCAGCGGAGATTCGAAAATTAATGTAGAAAGTAATTGA